The nucleotide sequence AACAACAGTCCTAGAAAACGTCTGGACATTCTCGGATATGATGAACGGTCTGATGGCAATACCAAACTTAATCGGTCTAATACTGCTTTACACAGTCATTAAGAGGTATACCGACGAGTTCGTCACAGCGAATCCATGAACTTAGTTTTCCATTTTTCTTCTTTTTGATTTTTAGTTTTAACCCAGAAAAGCTTGGATTGGAAATACAAATTTGAGGTGATTTTATGACTTTTAATGAATTTCCAAAGATAGTTGTTAAACCTCCGGGACCAAAGGCAAAAGAGCTGATTGAGAGGGAAAAGAAGGTTATCTCTTCTGGCCTCGGTGTTAAACTTTTTCCCGTTGTACCAGAGAGAGGACATGGAGCATTAATAGAGGATGTTGATGGGAATGTTTTCATTGACTTCTTAGCTGGAGCCGCTGCAGCTTCAACAGGCTATGCTCATCCCAAGCTTGTAAATGAAGTTCAAGAGCAGGTAGCAAAGATTCAGCACTCCATGATAGGCTATACTTACAGCAAAAGAGCTATTGAAGTTGCCGAAATTTTAGCAGAAAAAGCTCCAATTGAAAATCCAAAGATACTCTTTGGCCTGAGCGGGAGTGACGCAATGGATTTGACTATGAAGGTTGCCCGCTTTGCCACAAGGAAGCCATGGTTCATAGCATTCATTGGAGCTTATCATGGGCAAACTTATGGAGCCACATCAATAGCCGCATTCCAGAGCTCCCAGAAGAGGGGATTCTCACCTCTAGTACCTAATGTCGTGTGGATTCCATATCCCAATCCATATCGTAACATTTGGGGAATTAATGGGTATGAAGAGCCCGATGAACTAATAAACCACTTTTTGGATTATCTTGAGAACTACGTTTTAGCCCATGTAGTTCCTCCAGATGAAGTTGCTGTTCTAATAGCGGAGCCAATTCAAGGCGATGCCGGGATAGTTGTTCCACCGGAGAACTTTTTCAAAGAGCTGAAGAAAGTTTTAGATGAACACGGCATTCTCTTGGCGATGGATGAAGTTCAAACGGGCATCGGAAGGACTGGAAAATGGTTTGCAACAGAGTGGTTTAAGATAAAGCCTGACTTCATTTCCTTTGGAAAGGGAGTTGCCAGTGGAATGGGGCTGAGCGGAGTTATAGGGAAGGCTGAGCTAATGGATATGACAAGCGGTTCTGCTTTGCTCACACCAGCAGCAAATCCAGTGATTTCAGCGGCAGCCTATGCTACGTTGAAAATAATTGAGGAAGAAAAGGTTATTGAGAACGCTCAAAAGGTTGGAGCATTCATAATGAAACGCTTAAAAGAGATGCAGGAAAAGTATGATGTTATTGGCGACGTTAGAGGAAAAGGACTGATGATTGGCGTTGAAATCGTTAAGCCAGATGACAAACCAGACCCGGAGCTAACTGGGAAGATATGCTGGAGAGCCTTTGAACTCGGCTTAATTCTGCCGAGCTATGGAATGTTTGGAAATGTCATCAGAATTACACCTCCACTAGTTATAACCGAAGGAGTAGCAGAGAAAGGATTAGAGATTATGGAGCAAGCTTTGAAAGATGCATTGGCCGGAAAAGTTACTCACAAAGTTGTTACTTGGCACTGAAGCGATTTCTTTTTAAGCTTTCTTCCTTCTATTTTTAAGGTGAAACCATGAGAAAGACTGCATTGTTGCTGATTTTTATCATCTTTTCAGCTGGGTGTTTGGGAGGACAAAAATATACAAGCACAACGGTTACAGAGACTGTTAAAGAAACCGTGACCGAAACTACAACCAAAACTGTAAGAGAAACAACAACTGAGACAGAGACAAAAACTATGACCGAGACCTTCACACCTATTGAAAAACTCAAACAGCTTAATTCTACTATAAAAGAGTTGAATCAAACTGTTGTTCGGTTGAATCAAAGCTTAACTTCTTGCCTCTCAATATTAAGCTCCCAAAACGAGACAATAATAGAGCAGAAGGAAAAGATAAACCAGCTTGAAAGTGCTTATTTATCCTGTTTGCTTCAGAAAAGCACACAACAAAACTCTGAGTTTAGAGTGCTTTTTGGCAGAGAATATTATTACGAGGTCTTGAAGACAATAGAGGAAGCAAACGAAAGCATATACATAGCTATGTTCCTCATGAAATACGATGCAGGCGACTCCTTTGACTGGGCTAATGACTTAAGTAGGGCATTGGTTAGGGCAAAGAAGAGAGGACTTAACATTTATGTTGTTTTAGAAAATTCCGTTGAGATTAATCAAGCTGCTTACAGCTATTTAAGAACTAATGGCATTAAAGTTCGCTTTGATTCTCCAGACAGAACTCTTCACGCAAAGATTGTCGTCATTGATGGAAAAGTTGCATTCATTGGAAGCCATAACTGGAGCGAGAGCGGTCTTTACTGGAATAATGAAGTCAGCGTTGAGATCAAATCCAAAGAAGTTGCTCAAGAAGTGATAAGCTACATAATGAGCATCCAATAAACCTTTAAACTTTTCATTTAAACTTTTATTCAGGTGAAAAGCATGGGGCTTAAAGAATTCTTTGCAGAATGGAAGAGAAGATGTCCATTCATAAGAGCAATTGAAAAATGGCGCTTTGAAAGGAAGAAAAACAAGTTTGAAATTAAAAGGAAGAACACTTGAAGTCACGAGTTTTGGGAATACGCTATAGCAAACTTAATACCCACGAACAAGGGAGTTATTAGGAAAAGAGCGGCATTTTTAAGCTGAGCATTCAGGAGGTAGTAAAATTCAATTCCAAGAGACAGTAAAAGCAACAGCAAAAACATTCCGTAAATTTCTGCCTTCTTAACGTCGTAGAGATGCAGACCAAAGATGAGAAAAGCTGAAAAGAGAATTGGATTAACTGGAGTTGGCGGATAAAATCCGGGATACAGTAGAGTTGCCATTATCCCTACTGCTCCAGTAAAGATATAGAGGAAGGCAAAAATTTTCCTGTTCATGTTAATCCCGTCAGCTAGTCAGTCCTCTCATCACCTGTCAGCAACGGGTTTAATCATCACCCAAGCATTTCCTTAACTTCCTCAACTATCTTTTCAATTGCAACGCTCTTCTGTTCTCCAGTTGCCATATCCCTAATCGTGACTTTTCCTTCAGCCAAATCCCTCTTTCCAAGTATTATAACAACGGGTATTTCAAGCTTATCAGCATACTCCAAAGCTTTCCTCAGCTTTCTGCCCTGCAGATCATACTCCGCTTTTATTCCAGCTTTCCTAAGGGCTTGGGTTATCTCTATCGCCTTAGCCCTGACTTCAAACTCCTTTCCAATATAAATCACAAAGACATCTGGGCTTAACCTAAAGCTGGGCAAAAGACCTTTGCTTTCTAAGATTGGGATCAACCTTTCAATTCCAATAGCGAATCCTGTGGCTGGTGTTGGTTTTCCACCGAAGACCTCTATTAAGTTGTCATACCTCCCACCGCCCCCGATGGAACCTATTCCCAGCTCGTTAGGAGCTATCGCTTCAAATACAATGCTCGTGTAATAGTCAAAGCCTCTTGCGATTCCAAAGTCAATTAAAGCGTAATCATAAACACCATAAGCCTTTAGGAGTTCAAATAACTCCTCAATCTTTTTAAGCTCTTCTTTAGCCTTATCACTCTTGAAAAGCTCATAAGCCTTTGGCAAAATCTCGTCAGGCTTTCCTTTAAGCTCAATCAAAAAGAGAACTTTGTCAATAGCATCATCGCTCAGTCCAAAGTCCTTGAGTGAAGCAATAAAATCTTCTCTGCTCATCTTGTCTTTCTTATCAATCAAGCGCATTAAGCCAATATCATCTTCAACGCCTAACATTTTAGCAAACTCATCTAAAAGAACTCTATCACCTATATTAACGGTGAACTCCTTAAGATCTGTTGCAAGATAGCTCTCAATCATTAGGGCTATTACCTCGGCATCAGCCTCGATGTTCGCTGAACCTATCAGCTCAACGCCAGCCTGCCAGAACTCCCTCAAGCGGCCGCTTTGAGGTTCTTCATAGCGAAACATGTTAGTTATGTAGTACCACTTCACAGGCTTTGGAGCATTCTGGAATTTATTAACAAATAAGCGAGCTACGCTTGAGGTCAGATCAGGTCTCAAAGAGATGTCTCTTCCACCTTTGTCCTTAAATGCATAGAGCTGCTTCACAACTTCCTCTCCGCTCCTAAGCTGAAAGAGTTTGGTGTACTCAAAGGTTGGGGTGAGGATTTCTTTAAAGCCATAAACCTCAAAGACCTCTCTTATTCTCTCAAACACCCATCTCCTTTTAGCCATGTCCTCTGGAAGCAAATCTCTCGTTCCTTTTACCCTCTCAATTCTCTCCTTTACCATTTTATCACCTTCCTGCCATTAAGAATGCAAAAAACCTTAAAAGTTATTTGCTTCAGGCAGTTGAGCTTTGAAGCAGTCTGAGGAAAATCCCACCAACGCCTTCAACCATCATTTGTGCACCAATTGCCATCGTAAAGAGACCTATTATCCTAATGAAAACACCCAAGGTCGTTTTATTGATGTTCTGAATCATGTAGAGCGTTACAAACATCAGCAGAGCAGTTAGCAAAATCGCTATTGAGATAGCCGAGGCAGAGATCTTTATCCCATACTCAGCTGTCAGGGTAATTGCAGTTGTTATTGCAGCAGGTCCTGCTATAAGAGGAGTTGCAACCGGAACGGCAGCCAAGGCTAAGATGTTCTTCTCCTTCTTGAGCGTTACCATACCACCGCCTTCCAGTGCCTCAAGACCTATTTTAAACAGAACAAATCCTCCAGCAATCTTCAAGGCATTCAAATCAATGTGAAAAATATCCTGCAGAATTATTTTACCAGCTACGGCAAAGATTATGAGCAGGATAAAACCGATTAAGTTTGCTCTAATGATGAGCTGCTTTATGTCTTCTATATGAAAGTCCTCCCTAAGTAAGCTAACCAAGAGTATCTTATCGCTCGGATCAATCATGATTAGCATCAGCAGTGAAGCGCTAAGGATTTCTCCAATCATTGGCATCAACCTTTTGAACGATGGACAGCTTATAAAGTTATGCGATGATGACACCGGCACTGGATGATTGGTGATTAGCGCTCGGTTGGCTGAGCCCTCTCAAAACGGTATATGTCAACCTTTATCCTCTCCAACCTCTTTCGATGAAAGAAGAACTGAGCCGGAATTTCAAAGTCAACTGTTAGTCGGTGTGTTATTATAAAGCCATTATCCCTCACAAAAGCCTCAATGAATTTCCTAACTTCAGGCTTTGCCAGATGTATTGAGTAAATAACTTTACTTATCTCAAAAGCCTTGAGGAGAAAAGGTCTGTCTGCTTTTGGATTTTGAGAGCCAAATGGTGGATTCATAATGACAGTATTAACCCGCTTATCAAAAAAGCTCACATCGGACAAAATTAGCTCAACACAGGTTTCTACACCCAAAGCCTTTACATTTTCTTCTGCTATTCTCAAAGCATTCTCATCTATCTCAACAGCATAGACCTTTTCTGCACCTAGGAGACAAGCCCCTATACTTAAAACTCCAGTGCCAGCGCCTAAATCAGCTATAACTTTGTCTTCAACGTCGTCCAAAGAATAAGCTAACCATAAAAGCTCAGCTGCAACATTTCCAGGTGTTCTATACTGCTCCAGCTCTGATTTAGGATTTTCAAACCCCCTGAGTTTTGATAGAATCATTGCGAGATGTTTCTTCTTCATGATTAACCCCTCATGTAGCGAAGTAACTCCTCAAAGCGCATCTCAAACCTGAAGCCCGGAATATTATACATTGTGCCAATTGTCGTTAAGATAAACATCACAACAACAAGGGCTATTATAAAGCCAAACTCCGCTGTTAAAGCTGATACTATCGCTTCCCTTGAGTTTAAACCTGTGATAATCAGCATAATGAAAAGGAAGAAAAAGCCGAGGAAGATATCAATG is from Thermococcus paralvinellae and encodes:
- the hisS gene encoding histidine--tRNA ligase, with protein sequence MVKERIERVKGTRDLLPEDMAKRRWVFERIREVFEVYGFKEILTPTFEYTKLFQLRSGEEVVKQLYAFKDKGGRDISLRPDLTSSVARLFVNKFQNAPKPVKWYYITNMFRYEEPQSGRLREFWQAGVELIGSANIEADAEVIALMIESYLATDLKEFTVNIGDRVLLDEFAKMLGVEDDIGLMRLIDKKDKMSREDFIASLKDFGLSDDAIDKVLFLIELKGKPDEILPKAYELFKSDKAKEELKKIEELFELLKAYGVYDYALIDFGIARGFDYYTSIVFEAIAPNELGIGSIGGGGRYDNLIEVFGGKPTPATGFAIGIERLIPILESKGLLPSFRLSPDVFVIYIGKEFEVRAKAIEITQALRKAGIKAEYDLQGRKLRKALEYADKLEIPVVIILGKRDLAEGKVTIRDMATGEQKSVAIEKIVEEVKEMLG
- a CDS encoding MarC family protein produces the protein MIGEILSASLLMLIMIDPSDKILLVSLLREDFHIEDIKQLIIRANLIGFILLIIFAVAGKIILQDIFHIDLNALKIAGGFVLFKIGLEALEGGGMVTLKKEKNILALAAVPVATPLIAGPAAITTAITLTAEYGIKISASAISIAILLTALLMFVTLYMIQNINKTTLGVFIRIIGLFTMAIGAQMMVEGVGGIFLRLLQSSTA
- a CDS encoding METTL5 family protein encodes the protein MKKKHLAMILSKLRGFENPKSELEQYRTPGNVAAELLWLAYSLDDVEDKVIADLGAGTGVLSIGACLLGAEKVYAVEIDENALRIAEENVKALGVETCVELILSDVSFFDKRVNTVIMNPPFGSQNPKADRPFLLKAFEISKVIYSIHLAKPEVRKFIEAFVRDNGFIITHRLTVDFEIPAQFFFHRKRLERIKVDIYRFERAQPTER
- a CDS encoding acetyl ornithine aminotransferase family protein codes for the protein MTFNEFPKIVVKPPGPKAKELIEREKKVISSGLGVKLFPVVPERGHGALIEDVDGNVFIDFLAGAAAASTGYAHPKLVNEVQEQVAKIQHSMIGYTYSKRAIEVAEILAEKAPIENPKILFGLSGSDAMDLTMKVARFATRKPWFIAFIGAYHGQTYGATSIAAFQSSQKRGFSPLVPNVVWIPYPNPYRNIWGINGYEEPDELINHFLDYLENYVLAHVVPPDEVAVLIAEPIQGDAGIVVPPENFFKELKKVLDEHGILLAMDEVQTGIGRTGKWFATEWFKIKPDFISFGKGVASGMGLSGVIGKAELMDMTSGSALLTPAANPVISAAAYATLKIIEEEKVIENAQKVGAFIMKRLKEMQEKYDVIGDVRGKGLMIGVEIVKPDDKPDPELTGKICWRAFELGLILPSYGMFGNVIRITPPLVITEGVAEKGLEIMEQALKDALAGKVTHKVVTWH
- a CDS encoding phospholipase D-like domain-containing protein codes for the protein MRKTALLLIFIIFSAGCLGGQKYTSTTVTETVKETVTETTTKTVRETTTETETKTMTETFTPIEKLKQLNSTIKELNQTVVRLNQSLTSCLSILSSQNETIIEQKEKINQLESAYLSCLLQKSTQQNSEFRVLFGREYYYEVLKTIEEANESIYIAMFLMKYDAGDSFDWANDLSRALVRAKKRGLNIYVVLENSVEINQAAYSYLRTNGIKVRFDSPDRTLHAKIVVIDGKVAFIGSHNWSESGLYWNNEVSVEIKSKEVAQEVISYIMSIQ